The nucleotide sequence TTTGTTTTCTTCGGCGGACGTGGACGCCCTTTTCGCCGGTAGAATCGTCATTGTGCACGTGCAGTTTCGCTACGAACCGTTTTTCCGATTGTATCGTTTCCTGGACGTGAAAACTTCGGAAAtaatcatcaaaatattttgataagaCGAACAGCTGTCACTATTATTTCATTGCCAACTTGAAACAGAAAAAATCCCCCAAAATTACAATAATGCGGTTGTGGCGACATCTAGGAACGTTCACAGtaatcttaaaataattaattgagtTGATAGGTAGCgctttcatttcaaaacaaatttttaaataagaaaattttatttaataaagtttatttaaattacaataaattcatttctttggGATTCCGTTTATTTCGATATAGCgaattctttttcttgattataAACCTATAacataattctttttatttaaaaggattttatatttataggGAAAAGAAACACATAAATGCTTGTAAAATCTAActgaataaatattttagtcgacaACATAAAACATATACATACGTAAATTGGACACACAAATCACACAAATACTGTAATAATAACATACACAATATAGAAAGTCAAGGTTACGATACACGGCAGCCAATCTTTGATTCCGCAGACGTGTACACACCTATAAAAAGGTTTTTGCTTCggtgatattaaaaaaaaaataggagaGAATTTAGAAAGGGATTATAAAacttgtaaattatttatgataaagCGACATGCGTGTCCGTCTCGTTGTATATGTCGATCACAGAAGCTACTCAGGacttaacataaatattcGAAATGTGAGGGGATAAATATCTGCAACAAAagagaataaaataaatcgttgTGATGacaaaagtttaataaataagctTACCTCACCCTGAAAATCTAAAGACGAAAAAAGATCCTATTACACATAAAGCTGCAGTAACTGATCGTATAAAAATACCATCATTACTACTATTactatcattattattattaggatCATCTACACTCCGAACAAATcgctttttatgttttattacatCAAATTCCGTTGAGAGTTCTGACCCATAAGTATCCAATAGAGATATAATAACTCCATTAGTCCATCCAAATCCAGTTTGGACCTCGTATTCACCTCCACTTCCATATGAGCCATAAAGAACATTATATTTCTCATATATACTGTTTGTTGCGATATAATTATTGTAAGTAGTTAGAATCCATTTATTACTAATATTCAAAGCAAGCTCTTTTGCAACTGGATCATCGGATTGTTGTAATCCAAAAATCATCATATGTTGAAGTGGTGGCCAAACGTTGGGGAAGTCCCATTGTTCCCCGGTGTCTTCTAAAGTAGTTGGAACTCCGAAGGGGTATTTGAGCAAATCCAAATTTGTCAAGTATGATATTACCTTGTTAATGTAATATCCTTGATTTGTTTGGGGATAACTCATTGTGTATAAAGGAACAAGGTTACTAGCGTAGTAAACGTGTCTTTTAGACAAGGTGTTGATGTCGAAATCAAACCACACCCCGCTCCTATCATCCCAAAGAACTGCGTTGATTGCTTCAAGTAGATTTTGAGCTTTCATATCATAATAATCAGCTTTTTTGCtgtttaacattttatgaaaatcTCTCAAAATAACCGCGTTCCAATGAAGGAAAGAATTTAGATCAACAGGAATAATCGGCGTTGTTTCTGTGTAAGTAAGGTTATTGCGATCACCCATTGGAGAATAAAACCATCTACTAGAAAAATCCCAGCCGGATTCTGCAGCAGCTTTAATTTCAGTATAAAACGCTTCTTTTCCCGCAGTTGTTGCGAAATATTCCGCTGCTTTGACGTCTTCGTAATACGATTCCGGACGTGGTCCACGAGATTTATCTCCATACGCAGCCATGGTATAATCTAcattattaaatgtaaaatttctCATGTGAAATTTCATCCAATATTCAAATTCTTTATCGAGAGTCTCTAagttatctttaataaaatcgatatcACAAGTtgcatcaaaatatttttttaccatAGGAACGAATAAAGGCGGTTGTGATCTTTCAACGTAATACAATCTTCCACCATTGGGAATATGTCCAAATTTATTAACCAAATAAACGAAGTTTTCAAGCATACCTCTCGCGGTATCAAACATACCACTTATAAGAAGCCCATCGATAATCCAATACGAATCCCAATAATAATACTCGCGAAATCTCCCACCAGGAACAATAAACGGTTTTGGCACCCATATTAAAGAATACCGATCAGGAGATTCTCTAACAGCATCCTTAATTTGACGACCCAATTTGGTCCAAATCACATTTACATCCGAACCATATTGTCTGAGatctttatcattaattttattcaaatacgAAGGATTCTCAACCCAATCTTTCGGCGCCCACTTATcaaattcgttattttctggctcaaaatttttatgcaCGAACTCTTTTATGTCTTGTCTTAGAGGATTATCATCAGCACCCTGCATCATTTCACCGAAATCTTTCACTATTTCCGATGGGGATGCTTTTAGGTGCATATCGACGAATGTTTTGGAATCATTGAATAATCTCGCCATTTGTACAACGTGAAGAATTGGACCATTGCAAAAAACATCTTCAATTCTGAAACGAACATTTTTAaggtgatttaatttttatgaagtttGAAAACAATCATGACGTCGAAATTTGTAGgagtaagaaaataaattacaaaaattgttttaaaatgctaTTCATTACATTGTGAAatatcaatttgtttttgagatacgatgttttaaagttcttttaataccaacctaacttcaatcaattaatttaaaaagttataacatcgtgatttatattaataaagtaattataTTTGGGGTGttgaaactaaattaaatttgcagcaaaatgttttttatttaatcgtGATGTTTCAtctactttttgagatatgatttttttaatttatatttttttaacagaaaTGAGTGGTATTAATACCGCAATGTTTTCTGAAACTGATATAAGTTAAGACATAGACTTGATAAATAAG is from Onthophagus taurus isolate NC chromosome 8, IU_Otau_3.0, whole genome shotgun sequence and encodes:
- the LOC111414187 gene encoding trehalase-like isoform X1, which produces MGLPKRLYLFIPVLILLVFQFKPISSHLEYGIEDVFCNGPILHVVQMARLFNDSKTFVDMHLKASPSEIVKDFGEMMQGADDNPLRQDIKEFVHKNFEPENNEFDKWAPKDWVENPSYLNKINDKDLRQYGSDVNVIWTKLGRQIKDAVRESPDRYSLIWVPKPFIVPGGRFREYYYWDSYWIIDGLLISGMFDTARGMLENFVYLVNKFGHIPNGGRLYYVERSQPPLFVPMVKKYFDATCDIDFIKDNLETLDKEFEYWMKFHMRNFTFNNVDYTMAAYGDKSRGPRPESYYEDVKAAEYFATTAGKEAFYTEIKAAAESGWDFSSRWFYSPMGDRNNLTYTETTPIIPVDLNSFLHWNAVILRDFHKMLNSKKADYYDMKAQNLLEAINAVLWDDRSGVWFDFDINTLSKRHVYYASNLVPLYTMSYPQTNQGYYINKVISYLTNLDLLKYPFGVPTTLEDTGEQWDFPNVWPPLQHMMIFGLQQSDDPVAKELALNISNKWILTTYNNYIATNSIYEKYNVLYGSYGSGGEYEVQTGFGWTNGVIISLLDTYGSELSTEFDVIKHKKRFVRSVDDPNNNNDSNSSNDGIFIRSVTAALCVIGSFFVFRFSGFIIKKKNSLYRNKRNPKEMNLL
- the LOC111414187 gene encoding trehalase-like isoform X2, whose protein sequence is MGLPKRLYLFIPVLILLVFQFKPISSHLEYGIEDVFCNGPILHVVQMARLFNDSKTFVDMHLKASPSEIVKDFGEMMQGADDNPLRQDIKEFVHKNFEPENNEFDKWAPKDWVENPSYLNKINDKDLRQYGSDVNVIWTKLGRQIKDAVRESPDRYSLIWVPKPFIVPGGRFREYYYWDSYWIIDGLLISGMFDTARGMLENFVYLVNKFGHIPNGGRLYYVERSQPPLFVPMVKKYFDATCDIDFIKDNLETLDKEFEYWMKFHMRNFTFNNVDYTMAAYGDKSRGPRPESYYEDVKAAEYFATTAGKEAFYTEIKAAAESGWDFSSRWFYSPMGDRNNLTYTETTPIIPVDLNSFLHWNAVILRDFHKMLNSKKADYYDMKAQNLLEAINAVLWDDRSGVWFDFDINTLSKRHVYYASNLVPLYTMSYPQTNQGYYINKVISYLTNLDLLKYPFGVPTTLEDTGEQWDFPNVWPPLQHMMIFGLQQSDDPVAKELALNISNKWILTTYNNYIATNSIYEKYNVLYGSYGSGGEYEVQTGFGWTNGVIISLLDTYGSELSTEFDVIKHKKRFVRSVDDPNNNNDSNSSNDGIFIRSVTAALCVIGSFFVFRFSGYLSPHISNIYVKS
- the LOC111414187 gene encoding trehalase-like isoform X3, with amino-acid sequence MGLPKRLYLFIPVLILLVFQFKPISSHLEYGIEDVFCNGPILHVVQMARLFNDSKTFVDMHLKASPSEIVKDFGEMMQGADDNPLRQDIKEFVHKNFEPENNEFDKWAPKDWVENPSYLNKINDKDLRQYGSDVNVIWTKLGRQIKDAVRESPDRYSLIWVPKPFIVPGGRFREYYYWDSYWIIDGLLISGMFDTARGMLENFVYLVNKFGHIPNGGRLYYVERSQPPLFVPMVKKYFDATCDIDFIKDNLETLDKEFEYWMKFHMRNFTFNNVDYTMAAYGDKSRGPRPESYYEDVKAAEYFATTAGKEAFYTEIKAAAESGWDFSSRWFYSPMGDRNNLTYTETTPIIPVDLNSFLHWNAVILRDFHKMLNSKKADYYDMKAQNLLEAINAVLWDDRSGVWFDFDINTLSKRHVYYASNLVPLYTMSYPQTNQGYYINKVISYLTNLDLLKYPFGVPTTLEDTGEQWDFPNVWPPLQHMMIFGLQQSDDPVAKELALNISNKWILTTYNNYIATNSIYEKYNVLYGSYGSGGEYEVQTGFGWTNGVIISLLDTYGSELSTEFDVIKHKKRFVRSVDDPNNNNDSNSSNDGIFIRSVTAALCVIGSFFVFRFSG